From Candidatus Binatia bacterium:
GTCATCATGAACACGCGCGACGAGACCGTGACGGGCCTCGAGCCGGTGCCGAACGACCACGTCGCCGAATATGTGCGCAAGTATCCTGATATCTTCATGGCGTTCGGCGCGATCGACCCGTGGACCGGAAAGCTCGCGCTCCAGGAGATCAAGCGCTGCAAGGAAGAACTGGGGCTTCACGGCATCGGCGAGTTGAATCCGGCGCGGCAGCACTTTTTTCCCAACGACACGCGCTTCTATCCTCTGTGGGAAGAATGCCAGAAGCTCAAGATACCGATTCTCTTTCACGGCGGCATGGCCGCGGCGGGCGCCGGCACGCCGGGCGGCATGGGAACGAAGCTGAAGTACAGCCAGCCGATCCTGCTCGACGACGTGGCGGCGGATTTTCCCGAGCTGAACATCATCTCGGCGCATCCCACCTGGCCGTGGACGGCGGAAAGTCTCGCCATCGCGCGCCACAAGGCTAACTACTACATCGATCTTTCCGGCTGGGCGCCGAAATATTTTCCCGCCGAGCTGGTGCACAACGTGAACACATTGCTCCAGGACAAGGTGATGTTCGGCTCGGACTGGCCGGCGATCGGCGTCGAGCGCTGGCTCGAGGAATTCCAGCAGCTCAACATCAAGCCGGAGGTGCGGCAGAAAATCATGCTTGACAACGCGAAGAAATTTTTCGGGCTGAGTTTCTAGGATTGAAAATGCTTACAGGCTGCTCAAAGGGATCTTAAAGGACTTAAGCGTAACCACGATCAACGCCCGCCTGGGGGTCTCTCGAAGGGCCGATGCGTGGGACGAGGAAATTTCAATCGTAGTCTTCGGTTAAGCGTAACACCGCCGTATCGCATCGGCCCGGAGAGAGATTTCCAGGCGGGCTATCAGTAAGACCACGAGGAGGTCGAACGTGAACGTCAACGATCTCGATCTGAAAAAGACCGGCATTTTGTTCTTCGACATCCTGAACGGGTATTACCACGACGCCGCACCGGACAAGAAGGCAAAGATGAAGCCGTGGATCGACAACGCCGTGCGCCTGATGAAGGCGAGCCGCGCAGCGGGCCTGCCGATATTCTTCGGCAAGGGCAACCATCGGCCGGACGGCGCCTCGTCGGCGACGATCATCACCGATACCGACATGGCACTAAAGCCGTGGTCCAACGGCGAAGTGAAAAGATTCAGCCCGCACATCGTCGGCGGGACGAAGAATTCGGAGGTCATTCCGGAGCTGGAGCCGCAGCCCGACGATTACTATATCCCGAAATACCGCTGGAGCACTTTTTATCAGACTTATTTCGACCTCGCGCTCCGCGCCCGCGGGATCGACACGATCATCATCTCCGGCGGCTCGACGGACGTGGGCGTCGTTTCGACCGTCTTCGCGGGAAGAGACCTCGACTACAATAT
This genomic window contains:
- a CDS encoding cysteine hydrolase, translating into MNVNDLDLKKTGILFFDILNGYYHDAAPDKKAKMKPWIDNAVRLMKASRAAGLPIFFGKGNHRPDGASSATIITDTDMALKPWSNGEVKRFSPHIVGGTKNSEVIPELEPQPDDYYIPKYRWSTFYQTYFDLALRARGIDTIIISGGSTDVGVVSTVFAGRDLDYNMIVVRDACASSHDVRAHDALMDLMFPRMARVRTTEQTIKMIENAEK
- a CDS encoding amidohydrolase family protein, translated to MEVTAIDVHVHLSDELTLKAKGPRTQQMARYFGRERKPVSMDEMADQYRQRKMMAVIMNTRDETVTGLEPVPNDHVAEYVRKYPDIFMAFGAIDPWTGKLALQEIKRCKEELGLHGIGELNPARQHFFPNDTRFYPLWEECQKLKIPILFHGGMAAAGAGTPGGMGTKLKYSQPILLDDVAADFPELNIISAHPTWPWTAESLAIARHKANYYIDLSGWAPKYFPAELVHNVNTLLQDKVMFGSDWPAIGVERWLEEFQQLNIKPEVRQKIMLDNAKKFFGLSF